CGCTGGACGCCCCGGAGGAGCGCAAGGAACTGACGAACGGCGACCTCTCCACCCGCGTGATGCCGGAGCTGCGGGCCATCGTCGAACTGTGCCGCCGGATGCGTACGGTGGCCGAGATCGCCGCGCTGCTGAAGATGCCGCTCGGCGTGGTCCGCGTGCTCCTCAGCGACCTCGCGGACCAGGGAAAGATCCGTGTGTACGGAACGGGCACCGGCCATGGCACGGGCCGCCCGGACCGGGCTCTGCTGGAAAGGGTGCTGAGTGGACTCCGTCGTCTCTGACGTCGCTCACGGCGTTGCTGGTTCATCCCCGTTCGTCCAGCCCGGCGAGAGCATGCACGCCTGGGAGACGGACCGCACCCGCGCCCCGATCGCCACGAAGATCGTGGTGGCGGGCGGCTTCGGCGTGGGCAAGACCACGCTGGTCACCGCCGTCTCGGAGATCACGCCCCTGCAGACCGAGGCGCTGATGACCGAGGCGAGTGAGGCGACCGACGACCTCACCGCCACGCCGGGCAAGACCACCACCACCGTCGCCATGGACTTCGGGCGCCTCACGCTCGACGACGACCTGGTGCTCTACCTGTTCGGCACGCCGGGCCAGCAGCGGTTCTGGTTCATGTGGGACGACATCGTGCGCGGCGCGATCGGCGCCGTCGTCCTGGCCGACACCCGCCGTCTGAAGGACTGCTTCCCGGTCCTGGACTACTTCGAGAGCTCCGGGCTGCCGTACGTGGTCGCGGTCAACCACTTCGACGGCAGCGAGCTGTTCGAGCCGGAGGACGTGCGGGAGGCCCTGACCATCCCGCGACACATACCTGTCATGATCATGGACGCGCGTCGCCGGATCTCCGTGATCGAGACCCTCCTGGCCCTCGTGGGCCACGCGCTCGACGAAACCCCCGAGTAGAGGACAGCCCCGCATGCGGAAGATACTCGTCGTCGGAGCCGGTCAGTCCGGGCTCCAGATCGCTCTCGGCCTCCAGTCACAGGGGTACGAGGTCACCCTGATGTCCAACCGGACGGCGGACGAGATCCGCACCGGCCGGGTCATGTCGACGCAGTGCATGTTCCACACGGCCCTGCAGCACGAGCGCGATCTCCAGCTGAACTTCTGGGAGTCCCAGGCCCCGAAGATCGAAGGACTCGGCGTCTCGGTCGCCGCCCCCGGCTCCTGGGCCGAAGGCCCCTCCGCCCGCGCCATCGACTGGCTGGGCAGGCTCGACGGATACGCCCAGTCGGTCGACCAGCGCGTGAAGATGGCCGGCTGGATGGAGACGTTCGCCCAGCGCGGTGGCCAGCTCGTCATCCACGGCGCGGCCGTCGGCGACCTCGACTACTTCTCCCGCACCTACGACCTGGTGCTCGTCGCGGCCGGCAAGGGCGAGCTGGTCCAGATGTTCGGCCGCGACGCGGAGCGCTCCCCCTACAGCGAGCCGCAGCGCGCGCTGGCCGTGACGTACGTCCACGGCCT
This is a stretch of genomic DNA from Streptomyces hawaiiensis. It encodes these proteins:
- a CDS encoding DUF742 domain-containing protein, whose product is MSSTPKHHLPVRGGDRKPARVRPYSLTGGRTRFGHVLLVETFVASTAALDAPEERKELTNGDLSTRVMPELRAIVELCRRMRTVAEIAALLKMPLGVVRVLLSDLADQGKIRVYGTGTGHGTGRPDRALLERVLSGLRRL
- a CDS encoding GTP-binding protein, which encodes MDSVVSDVAHGVAGSSPFVQPGESMHAWETDRTRAPIATKIVVAGGFGVGKTTLVTAVSEITPLQTEALMTEASEATDDLTATPGKTTTTVAMDFGRLTLDDDLVLYLFGTPGQQRFWFMWDDIVRGAIGAVVLADTRRLKDCFPVLDYFESSGLPYVVAVNHFDGSELFEPEDVREALTIPRHIPVMIMDARRRISVIETLLALVGHALDETPE